From Cotesia glomerata isolate CgM1 linkage group LG3, MPM_Cglom_v2.3, whole genome shotgun sequence:
catgtaaaaaacttgaaaaactataagtgcaattctttagaaatatatttttagttgtaatttaattaataaaaaaaaatcaaaaatttttagacatctgctaactttagtgtcataaattttcactaataattttttttaatttttacacgtggaatttttttatttacttttttatgaaaattaagttagccgacatttaaaaatttatagaatttttttttattgaaaaaattattacaaaaaaattttcacttgtaaaaaacttaaaaaactataagtgcaattttaaaaaaatattttttagttcaatttaataaattaaccaaaattaaaaaatcaaaaatgtcagctaactttattaatattactttttttcacaataatttgattattataaaattctaaaaaaatttttaatgtctgtcaacttcagtatcatattaattttcataataaatagttGTTGTAGTGAAAATCAATCGAAATGTCATGGATCCGAGAAAGCACTCTAAGTTGTCTGCAGACGTGTGCTATGAAAGTGTTAAAAAGCGGACAAATACCTCGACATGTCGCTTTTATAATGGACGGTAACAGGCGGTatgcaaataaaaaacaatacaaCAGCTTCATCCAGGGTCACACTGAGGGTTTCAATAAGCTGGCGGAAACCCTGCAGTGGTGCTTGGATCTCGGGGTCAGAGAAGTCACTGTCTACGCGTTCAGCATCGAGAACTTTAAGCGCAGCAAAGAGGAGGTCCAGGAGTTGATGACGTTGgcagaaaataaattcaaaaaattattggacGAACGGGAAAAGCTAATGGAGCACGGAGTCAGGATCTGTATCGTAGGCAACATGTCTCTGATCTCGGAAAATTTGAGAAAACTTATGGATGAGGCGATGCTGATCACCAAAGGCAACTCCAAGGCTCTGCTGAATGTCGCCTTTGCTTACACGTCCAGAGACGAAATTG
This genomic window contains:
- the LOC123262128 gene encoding dehydrodolichyl diphosphate synthase complex subunit DHDDS, with the translated sequence MSWIRESTLSCLQTCAMKVLKSGQIPRHVAFIMDGNRRYANKKQYNSFIQGHTEGFNKLAETLQWCLDLGVREVTVYAFSIENFKRSKEEVQELMTLAENKFKKLLDEREKLMEHGVRICIVGNMSLISENLRKLMDEAMLITKGNSKALLNVAFAYTSRDEIVETIKSLAQKVDASQLLPEEIDEKLFAQNMYTCESADPDLIIRTSGEVRFSDFLLWQFSYSYIYFSKAFWPEFSVWDFLKAIFYYQRNCDELQRLKCYSELSNKV